In Gossypium hirsutum isolate 1008001.06 chromosome D06, Gossypium_hirsutum_v2.1, whole genome shotgun sequence, one genomic interval encodes:
- the LOC107901184 gene encoding GTP-binding nuclear protein Ran-3 — MALPNQQTVDYPSFKLVIVGDGGTGKTTFVKRHLTGEFEKKYEPTIGVEVHPLDFFTNCGKIRFYCWDTAGQEKFGGLRDGYYIHGQCAIIMFDVTARLTYKNVPTWHRDLCRVCENIPIVLCGNKVDVKNRQVKAKQVTFHRKKNLQYYEISAKSNYNFEKPFLYLARKLAGDPNLHFVESPALAPPEVHIDLAAQQQHEAELAAAASQPLPDDDDDAFE; from the exons ATG GCTTTGCCGAACCAGCAAACAGTTGATTATCCGAGCTTCAAGCTCGTTATCGTCGGCGATGGTGGAACTG GCAAAACTACCTTCGTGAAGAGGCATCTAACTGGAGAGTTTGAAAAGAAATACGAGC CAACCATTGGTGTGGAGGTTCATCCCTTGGACTTCTTCACTAACTGTGGCAAAATCCGTTTCTACTGCTGGGATACTGCTGGACAGGAGAAGTTCGGTGGTCTCAGAGATGGTTACTA TATCCATGGGCAATGTGCCATAATCATGTTTGATGTTACTGCCCGGTTGACATACAAGAATGTTCCTACATGGCATCGGGATCTTTGCAG AGTGTGTGAGAATATTCCTATTGTTTTATGTGGAAACAAGGTTGATGTAAAGAACAGGCAGGTTAAGGCAAAGCAAGTCACATTCCACAGGAAGAAGAATCTGCAATACTATGAAATTTCGGCCAAGAGCAACTACAATTTTGAGAAGCCTTTCTTGTACCTTGCCAGGAAGCTTGCGGG TGATCCTAATCTTCACTTCGTGGAGTCTCCTGCACTTGCTCCTCCGGAAGTACACATTGACTTGGCTGCACAGCAACA GCATGAGGCTGAGCTTGCAGCGGCAGCCAGTCAGCCCCTTCCAGATGATGACGATGATGCATTTGAATAG
- the LOC107901183 gene encoding GTP-binding nuclear protein Ran-3 gives MALPNQQTVDYPSFKLVIVGDGGTGKTTFVKRHLTGEFEKKYEPTIGVEVHPLDFFTNCGKIRFYCWDTAGQEKFGGLRDGYYIHGQCAIIMFDVTARLTYKNVPTWHRDLCRVCENIPIVLCGNKVDVKNRQVKAKQVTFHRKKNLQYYEISAKSNYNFEKPFLYLARKLAGDPNLHFVESPALAPPEVHIDLAAQQQHEAELAAAASQPLPDDDDDAFE, from the exons ATG GCTTTGCCGAACCAGCAAACTGTTGATTATCCGAGCTTCAAGCTCGTTATCGTCGGTGATGGAGGAACTG GAAAAACTACCTTCGTGAAGAGGCATCTAACTGGAGAGTTTGAAAAGAAATACGAGC CAACCATTGGTGTGGAGGTTCATCCCTTGGACTTCTTCACTAACTGTGGCAAAATCCGTTTCTACTGCTGGGATACTGCTGGACAGGAGAAGTTTGGTGGTCTCAGAGATGGTTACTA CATCCATGGGCAATGCGCCATAATTATGTTTGATGTTACTGCCCGGTTGACATACAAGAATGTTCCAACTTGGCATCGGGATCTTTGCAG AGTGTGTGAGAATATTCCTATTGTTCTATGTGGGAACAAGGTTGATGTAAAGAACAGGCAGGTTAAGGCAAAGCAAGTCACATTCCACAGGAAGAAGAATCTGCAATACTATGAAATTTCGGCCAAGAGCAACTACAATTTTGAGAAGCCTTTCTTGTACCTTGCCAGGAAGCTTGCGGG TGATCCTAATCTTCACTTCGTGGAGTCTCCTGCACTTGCTCCTCCAGAAGTACACATTGACTTGGCTGCACAGCAACA GCATGAGGCTGAGCTTGCGGCAGCAGCCAGTCAGCCCCTtccagatgatgatgatgatgcattTGAATAG